The nucleotide window CCGATCTGCAGGCGTATGCAATAGTTTAGCATCCATAAACACTCGCAGCATACTATATGCCTGTTCGCGATTAATAGTATATGATATATGAACCGTAGTGGAATTCATATCCACATAAAGCTTCAAATTTCCCATCTTCTCTACCGCATCATGTACTGAGAAGGCATATGGGTACGTCTTACTGAACGTATTAAACAACTTCTTTGAACAATCTCGAGGCTTCTCGTCTAACTCCAAGCATATCAGTAATATTGAGTATACCTTCTTTAAGTCATCACTGAATATTAGATTATCCGGAGTTCTATTAAAGTTCGTAGTTGCTAACTCATGCAATGTAGAAGAATTATTAGATGTCATCAGAAGGTAACTGTATCGAATTAACTACCACAATCATCTGAGATTTCGACATAATAACAGCTCCCTTGTACATATTGTTTCTGTTATATATCATAATCCCAATTTCATGCAGGATCACTGAAATTGTTTCAGGTTTAACTAATCGTATCGGTAACTGAAGGAACATCTGAAACACACGTTCCTTCGATGGAACACAAAGCAATGATACTGTCTTGAAGGGTAAGCTACAAGAGTCTTTATTTACAGTTTTATGTCTGAGACGTATTTAAAACAATGGTAAAAGAGCAGTAAAGATCTTTCAGCAGTGTTGTAACAGTTAAACAGTCCAATATTAGCAGCACCAAGGTATTTCGAATGCTCCCAAAGGTATAGATGCAATAAGAATTTGTATTAGTAATAGTCGACGATGTTTCGCTGTTGAGAGTTATTATTAGGGTCTGTAGTGCCCCCTGTCTCGCCGTTAGGATTACTGTTAGAAGACGTACGGACATATTTGCGGCCGCCTGGGGCCATCTGTTGATCAGTTCGATCGTGGGCGCGGCCATCACGTGCATCTATGGGGTTCGCGTAAGGCTGTTGGTTGTGGAGATTTGGGGGGCCTGTTTCATCTTGACCTCGAGAGCCTTTGAAGGAGGAAGAGGTAAGTTCTGAGGAAGCGGATATGGAGGGCGGGCCTGAGAGTGAGGATGCAGCAGCGGAAGAATTGGTTCTTGTAGTGTTAGGTTTTATTTGGAGAGCTCCATGATGTGCGTTCTCGCCGAAGGCATGCTCAGTGTGGTATGGCTGTCCATTTCTTTCATGTGGTTTATAAGCATGTGGTCTGGTATTTTTATAGTACGGACCCGGCTGGGACCCATGTGGGCGTTGTTGATAACGCGAATCGGGATTACTGCGCCAATCGGTTGGCCTCTGGTAAGGCCTAGCTCTGTACCTGTATCCATTAAAGTGCGGGTCATCTCCATAACGGTCGTTTTTTCTTGGGTAAGCGTTGTTTGGATATGATTCATAGTAACGTTGGTCCCGATCCCGGTCATACGAACCGCCACCTGAGGTGCTATAGAAGTTACCATGTGCATTCTGTTGGTGAATAGGAGGGCCAAGTTGTCTGTTTGGCGGTTTGGCTGCCTGGGCAGGCGCGTCTCTATTATATCTAGGACCAGACGGAATGCCACGAGGTTTAGGAGGTAGTGAATTTTGTGGGGCCGGCACTGGATCTGCCTGTGATTGTGGTTGTTGAACTGATTCAGCAACATGACCTGAAGGCGCCTTTGGCGGAAGGTTTGTCATCTCCTGATGCAGCTCCTCTTTATATCGTGGAATATCTGTTTCATGGCTTTCTTCCGAGGGGAGTTTCAGCTCTGCCTTAGGAAGCGGCTCCTCTGTGAAAAATGGATGTTTCATCGCCTTCATTGCAGTTACACGGTTGTAGGGATCTAATGCCAATAACCTCGAAAGCAAATCTAGTCCAGTTTCATTTAGGTACTTACCGAATCTTTCCCTGTAAGTCGGTTGATAGTTAGTCCTCGTCAACTCAGCACCTGGAAGGTACCGCGCTAATGACCAGTCATCATCAGTTGGTGTCCCCATTAGTTGAAATATAACGTGACCTTGGTCGATATCACTTTTGCCTTGCAAAATGGGcttcttttcaaaaaacTCTGCAAAGACACAGCCAATTCCCCATATATCTACTGCGGTTGTGTAATTTTTGTCTCCCAATACTAACTCCGGTGCTCTGTACCACCTTGTGACAACAATGGAAGTATACTTCGCATCCACACCAGCCCCTCCGGGGTACTTAAGGTTGGGAGGGGGACCATAGTAGTTTCTAGCCAATCCAAAATCAGCTATCTTCAAGATCCCTTTATGGTCAAGTAATATGTTCGCTGTCTTAATATCCCTATGCATAAACTTCTTACAGTGGATATAATTGATTCCTTCGAATATCTGCAACATCATATTCTTTATGTCACCCATATCAAGCTTGATTCTTGGGTTATGCAAAATCCCCGAGAGATCAGCAATCATATACGGTAAAACCATATAAAAGGATTTTGATCCATCGGCGTTTCCACTTCCTTGCGCCGATTCCTGGCTATGAGAAGAAGCACTCTGCGTCGGCGAATGATCATAAACCATCTCTATTAGCCTTATAATATTTCTATGATTCATACATTTCAGTATCCTTATCTCACGTTGGGCCGTTATAGGAAATAACTCGGTTTCCGCCTTGACTaaaatcttcttcatcgcAACTTGTCTCTGTGTACCTAAATGAATACCTTTATAAACCTCACCAAAAGTACCTTGACCTAATTTCTTATCTTCCCTATAGTTACCTTGAAAATTAGTTACTCCATAAACTTGCTCGCCTTCCCGCCTTTTCAATTCAATATATTCAAGACCGGTCTTTGAATCTTTCAAAACGGGAGGGGTCTGCTTGACCTTCCCAATCTTATATTTAAAATCGGACCTTTTGCTATGAACCTCAGCATCCATATCAAAGCCTATAGATTATAAATCGACTGAAAACCAGATCCCTAGAGTCCAAAGTAATGTTTAGCGGGTGGCTAACTATGTTGGTTCAATGTTTAACTATAGATGCTTTCTTGCTATTCGGAAAAACACTGTAAAACTTCGTTCGTTAAAAATGACCACAGTGTACTATAACATGAACACCCATTCTGACGTAGTATGGCAATAGTAAGGCTTTATATAGTGTCAAATGTTATTAGATCTCATATTTGGGTCCAGCTATATAGCTTGGACGATTTCGGAACTATTCTTCGAAGCTCTTGCAGTGTTATAGGAACCTGATAGGTTTTTAAGTCATAAGGCATCACACCGTTCGCAGTATAATGGTTAGTAGCTTGAAATGCGGATTGGGCTGATTGACGGATAGCTATCAAACCCTTTTCCACTACCAATTCTAGATCTATGAGTGTTTCCCATATGTTCTTAAGGTCCTTTTTTTTCCAAACGTGAGGAGTATTTTCGAGTGTAACACCTTTGGAGTTGGCCACTACCACTGTAGGTATCCTTGAGTTCATTGATTTTACCATTTTGGTGTATTCCTCGCATGCAAGATTGAAGTTGACGTTTTCTTCATTTTTGAGGGCAACACGGGCAGCTGCGAGAAGTATTGAAAGTTGGAGGTCGCTAAGGGCTCTAACTTTGGCATGCAAACTATTAGAGAGCTGCATTGTATTATAGGCATTGATTTCTTCGCAGGTTTCAATTGCATGCAGTAGTGATTGCATGGAAGTTGCCCTGCTGACCAAAGTAAAAGCAGCATTTCTTAGGAGAGCAAGATCTCTGAACGTTTCATAATTGGCTTTTACAATCTTCGATAGCGGGGAATCTTGATCCTTGATTTGAGCTTCTACTTTTGTGTTCCAAAGACTGGCATTTGGTGTGTCCAAATTAGCAGAGAGAAGACTTTTGGTCTCTTGCTGAAATTCGTCAAAAGCGGCAATCTGCGGGAGGTATATTAGTCTTTGTGAAAACCTACTTTTGACCCTTTTCTCCAGGAATTCTAACACGTTCAGCTTAGTGGTACAGCCGAGTATGCATACTGGAACTCTTGCGTGCTCTACCATATCAAATAAATTGTAAAGTAACGTTTGACGCACGGGTCCTGCAAACTTGTCTATTTCGTCAAATATAAAAATAACGGTCAGCTTTTCTGCACGAGGCAGTGCCGTCTGACGACGGCCCATTTGCACTGCTACAGAGTCAAGCAATTTTAGCACGTTCTCAAAAACCTCGGTAAGCGATCCTTGACTGAGCTGAAAATCCAGATCTTTTGTGCTACGTATTCTAGACAACTCGTTTTCGAGTTGTGTGGCAATACTGTTGATTGCAGCGTTCTCGGAATGTATATCTCCATTCAGCCTAACCACTATAAACTGCTTTGGATGGTCCTGGGCTAGTGCGTCTAAGTGATAGTTAACTGTTGACGTCTTGTAAGATGACCTAGGTGAAACAACAATGACAGAATTGCTTTCCTTTTGAATGACCGAGAGCTTTAGTGTTCGCTCAATTTCCATTGCAGCCGGTCTTAAAAACGCTGGTAAAGTTCTGTCGCCGACTGGAAGTGTGTTATTCAACTTCCGCAGTAAGTGAATCCG belongs to Eremothecium sinecaudum strain ATCC 58844 chromosome IV, complete sequence and includes:
- the SGV1 gene encoding cyclin-dependent serine/threonine protein kinase SGV1 (Syntenic homolog of Ashbya gossypii ABR177C; Syntenic homolog of Saccharomyces cerevisiae YPR161C (SGV1)); translation: MDAEVHSKRSDFKYKIGKVKQTPPVLKDSKTGLEYIELKRREGEQVYGVTNFQGNYREDKKLGQGTFGEVYKGIHLGTQRQVAMKKILVKAETELFPITAQREIRILKCMNHRNIIRLIEMVYDHSPTQSASSHSQESAQGSGNADGSKSFYMVLPYMIADLSGILHNPRIKLDMGDIKNMMLQIFEGINYIHCKKFMHRDIKTANILLDHKGILKIADFGLARNYYGPPPNLKYPGGAGVDAKYTSIVVTRWYRAPELVLGDKNYTTAVDIWGIGCVFAEFFEKKPILQGKSDIDQGHVIFQLMGTPTDDDWSLARYLPGAELTRTNYQPTYRERFGKYLNETGLDLLSRLLALDPYNRVTAMKAMKHPFFTEEPLPKAELKLPSEESHETDIPRYKEELHQEMTNLPPKAPSGHVAESVQQPQSQADPVPAPQNSLPPKPRGIPSGPRYNRDAPAQAAKPPNRQLGPPIHQQNAHGNFYSTSGGGSYDRDRDQRYYESYPNNAYPRKNDRYGDDPHFNGYRYRARPYQRPTDWRSNPDSRYQQRPHGSQPGPYYKNTRPHAYKPHERNGQPYHTEHAFGENAHHGALQIKPNTTRTNSSAAASSLSGPPSISASSELTSSSFKGSRGQDETGPPNLHNQQPYANPIDARDGRAHDRTDQQMAPGGRKYVRTSSNSNPNGETGGTTDPNNNSQQRNIVDYY
- the ORC4 gene encoding origin recognition complex subunit 4 (Syntenic homolog of Ashbya gossypii ABR178C; Syntenic homolog of Saccharomyces cerevisiae YPR162C (ORC4)) — its product is MDEIDNEFGPIKRSSTKVTPSKIIKDGLENHDQVRALKRIKLFTKDMHEQHKPNDDDITEKERYVLERLPLQIPFAKPDSMTSNESTESESLSEFQDLRIHLLRKLNNTLPVGDRTLPAFLRPAAMEIERTLKLSVIQKESNSVIVVSPRSSYKTSTVNYHLDALAQDHPKQFIVVRLNGDIHSENAAINSIATQLENELSRIRSTKDLDFQLSQGSLTEVFENVLKLLDSVAVQMGRRQTALPRAEKLTVIFIFDEIDKFAGPVRQTLLYNLFDMVEHARVPVCILGCTTKLNVLEFLEKRVKSRFSQRLIYLPQIAAFDEFQQETKSLLSANLDTPNASLWNTKVEAQIKDQDSPLSKIVKANYETFRDLALLRNAAFTLVSRATSMQSLLHAIETCEEINAYNTMQLSNSLHAKVRALSDLQLSILLAAARVALKNEENVNFNLACEEYTKMVKSMNSRIPTVVVANSKGVTLENTPHVWKKKDLKNIWETLIDLELVVEKGLIAIRQSAQSAFQATNHYTANGVMPYDLKTYQVPITLQELRRIVPKSSKLYSWTQI